The Pseudomonas fulva 12-X sequence GCAGTTACCCGGCAGGTCGATCAGCAGCGGCAGGCCCTTGCCCTGCATCGCGCGCAGGTAATTGGCCGGCGCGATGCCGCGCACATGGGTCGGCCAGGCATAACGGGCGCGGTTTTCCGGCAGCGCGAATTCCTTGATCAGGCAGTTGAGCAAGGCATGGGTAGCGGCCATTTCGCTGATCACCCGGGCCATGCTGCCGCTCACCGAATCGATGCGGGTGACGCTGGCCGCTTCCTCGAAAGCGCTCGGGTAGGCACGCGTGGCGCGTGCGGTTTGCTCAGCCACGGGCACCTCCCAGCGCTGCGACCAGCGCGCGCTCGAAACGAGCGACCACCTCGGCGCACTGCGCCTCGTCGATGATCAACGGTGGCAGCAGGCGAATCACGCTGCCATGTCGGCCGCCGCGCTCGAGCAGCAGGCCCTGCTTGAAGCACTCGCTCTGGATGGCCGCCGACAGCGCGGCGTCCATGGGATGGGCGCCCTGAGCATCCGCCGGCTGGCGTTCGTCGACGATTTCCAGCCCCAGCATCAGGCCGCGGCCACGCACCTGGCCGATGGCCGGATAACGCTCGCGCAGAGCATGCAGACGCGCCTTCAGCCAGTCGCCGCGCACACGGGCCTGCTCGGCCAATTGGTCGCGCTGGATGATCTGCAGGGTGGTCATGCCGCTGGCCATGGCCATCTGGTTGCCACGGAAGGTGCCGGTGTGGGCACCGGGTTGCCAGGCGTCGAACTCGCGCTTGATGGCCAGCACCGCCAGCGGCAGGCCGCCGCCGACCGCCTTGGACATGACGATGATGTCCGGCTCGATACCGGCGTGTTCGAAGGCGAACATCCGCCCGGTGCGGCCGAAGCCGGCCTGCACTTCATCGACGATCAACAGGATGCCGTGGCGTTGGGTCACCTCGCGCAAGGTGCGCAGCCAGGCGTCGGGCGCGGGGTTTGCACCGCCCTCGCCCTGCACCGCCTCGACGATCACCGCCGCCGGCAGGCTGACGCCGCTTTCGACATCCTCAATGAACTGGGTGAAGTAATGGGACAACGCCTGCACGCCCGCCTCACCACCGATGCCCAGCGGGCAACGGTATTCATGGGGGTACGGCATGAACTGCACGCCGGGCATCAGCGAGGCCACGGCGTCCTTCGGGCCGGTATTGCCGGTCACCGCCAGGGCACCATGGGTCATGCCGTGGTAGCCGCCGGAAAAGGCGATCACGTTGCTGCGCCGGGTCACCGTCTTGGCCAGCTTGAGCGCGGCCTCCACCGCATCGGCGCCCGACGGCCCGCAGAACTGCAGGCAATAGCCCTTGGCCGGCAGCACGCCCAGCAGGGTTTCGCTGAAGGCGTCCTTCAGCGGCGTGGTCAGGTCCAGGGTATGCATCGGTACCCCGGAGGCCAGGAAGCTCGACAAGCTGTCGACGATTGCCGGATGGTTGTGGCCCAGCGCCAGGGTTCCGGCTCCGGCCAGGCAATCGAGGTAGCGGCGCCCCTCGACATCGGTCACCCACACGCCCTGCGCCTTGGCGATGGCCAGGGGCAGCTTGCGCGGGTAGCTGCGCACATTGGATTCGAAGCGGCTCTGGCGTTCCAGGTAATCCGCGTTGTTGCTGTGTACCGCCTGGCGATCGGATCGCTCCAGCGGCAGGGTACGTTCACTCAACATGGTGCTCGCCTCTATCTGTTCGAGGCTCCGGATGGAGCCGTTGAAAGTCGTCAGCACTGCACTCATCAGTAAGGCGGTCAGTAACGGCAGGTCATGCCGAATGCGGGGCTGCCTTCTACGAGGCGTCCCGCTTCATCCCTGAATGCTTGGTTTTATTGTGTTCAGCGAACGCCCGTTACCAGGCGTTCGCTGTGGGGTGCAACGGAAAATCAGAAGCCGAGGGTGGCCGACAGCACGAAGGTGCGTGGGGTTGAAAGAGTCAGACCAGCAGCGCTGTCGTCCGAAGCGCCAGCGGAAATCCAGTCACGGGAATTGGCGACGTTTTCGACGGTGCCGCGAAGAGTCACGTCAGTCTCGTTGACTTTGAAGGCATAGCGCGCGCCGAGGTCATAGCGCGTCCAGGAACCAATTTCTTGGTTGTTGGCCTGATCCAGATATTGCGAACTGCTGTATATGCCTCGACCTGTCAACGTCAGGCCCTGAATACCTGGCAGATCCCATTCGGCACCGAAATTGGCATTGAGCTTGGGCGTGGCCGGGGCGCGGTTACCATCGTTGGCACCTCCGTTGTTGGTGTCTTTCAACTCGCTGTCGATGTACATCACGCCACCGAGCAGCCTGACACCATCGATTGGCTCGCCGAATACGTTGAGTTCGACGCCATCATTGACGCGTTTACCGTTGGGACCGAAGTTGCCATCGTCTGCAGTGTCATAGGCAGGTTGCTTTATGCGAAATACCGCTGCGGTCAACGCGAATTTGCCCATGTCATATTTGGCGCCGGCCTCGGCCTGACGGCTGACAAAAGGCGGAAATATGTCGTTTTGATTGGCAGTGCCACTGGGAGCGATCTTGCCCTGGCTCAAACCTTCCATGTAGTTGGCGTACAAAGACAACTGATCGGTCGCTTTAAAAAGCACACCTGCAGAAGGCGAAAATTTCTCTTCATCATAAGCAGTTAGTTGCTTCACCCCGTCTGACCAGTCATCCACGATAATTCGTTGCCAGCGCCCCCCCACAGTTACCAAAAGCCGGTCTTCCATAAAGCCAAGCGTGTCTGAAAGAGCTATCCCGCTGAAACGATTTTCGGTGTTGTCCTTCGTCGACGGGCGCGTAGGCAAACCGGGTTCAGGCGTGGGTCGGGGGTTGTACAAGTTACTGGTGCCGCCAGCGTAGCGTGTGTCGCCGTTTTCGAAGTCCATGGAGAAATAGTCGGCAGCCATATTTACTTCATGACTAACTGCTCCGGTGTTGAACCATTTCCGCACGCCTGCGTTTACGGTTCGCACATCCTCGTCCCTGGTGAAGCCTCGAGGTGCCACGGCGAAATCGCCGGCCGCATTAGTCACGGATACGTTGTGACGCAGAAAATCGTGACGGCTCTTGCGTGCACCTACTGCACCGTAAACCATCAGCGAATCATCGATATCATATTCGCCGCGCAGGGCGCCAAAGGTGTCGCTGGTTTCAGCCTTACTCCAGGCTTGGGCGTAGTTGTGCCGCACATCGTCCGCTTTCGGGATAGGCACGTTTCTACCAACCAACACCCGCTCCTGCGGCGCATCGGTATCGCGCTCGGTATGGCCGACATCCATCGACAGACGCAGACGCTCGTCGCGGAAGTCGAGGCCGACCACGGCCATCTCGCGGTTGACCTTCTGGTGATCCCATTCGGTATCGCCGGACTGCTTGACGCCGTTGAAGCGGATACCGAAGCGGTTGTCCTCGCCGAAACGGCGACCTACGTCCACCGCGCCGCCAACCTGGCTGTCCGATGCGTAGCTGCCGGTAAATTCGGTGATTGGTTTGTCGGTGGCGCGCTTGGGCACGATGTTGATGCCGCCGCCGACGCTGCCGCGCGGCGAGATGCCGTTGACCAGCTGGGTCGGGCCGCGAAGGATGTCGACGCGGTCGGCCATTTCCATGTCGATGGAGTACGTCGGCAGGATGC is a genomic window containing:
- a CDS encoding TonB-dependent receptor, with amino-acid sequence MPSLTRHRPRLVSSISYSTVCLSLMLGLGSIAPLSAEAQSAEHSYSVPSSSLGEALSRFASQAGVSLSVDPALVSGRSSPGLSGTYSVDEGFTRLLQGSGLRLQPVGDSAYTIAPEADSADTLEIAPTAITGVTIPSQSLEGERYAGGQVARRSSQGLLGSRDFMESPLSMTTYTSEAVKNTQSRTLADLTASDPAVRSTNPAGGRFEQFTIRGFSLFNSDVSYGGLYGILPTYSIDMEMADRVDILRGPTQLVNGISPRGSVGGGINIVPKRATDKPITEFTGSYASDSQVGGAVDVGRRFGEDNRFGIRFNGVKQSGDTEWDHQKVNREMAVVGLDFRDERLRLSMDVGHTERDTDAPQERVLVGRNVPIPKADDVRHNYAQAWSKAETSDTFGALRGEYDIDDSLMVYGAVGARKSRHDFLRHNVSVTNAAGDFAVAPRGFTRDEDVRTVNAGVRKWFNTGAVSHEVNMAADYFSMDFENGDTRYAGGTSNLYNPRPTPEPGLPTRPSTKDNTENRFSGIALSDTLGFMEDRLLVTVGGRWQRIIVDDWSDGVKQLTAYDEEKFSPSAGVLFKATDQLSLYANYMEGLSQGKIAPSGTANQNDIFPPFVSRQAEAGAKYDMGKFALTAAVFRIKQPAYDTADDGNFGPNGKRVNDGVELNVFGEPIDGVRLLGGVMYIDSELKDTNNGGANDGNRAPATPKLNANFGAEWDLPGIQGLTLTGRGIYSSSQYLDQANNQEIGSWTRYDLGARYAFKVNETDVTLRGTVENVANSRDWISAGASDDSAAGLTLSTPRTFVLSATLGF
- a CDS encoding diaminobutyrate--2-oxoglutarate transaminase — translated: MLSERTLPLERSDRQAVHSNNADYLERQSRFESNVRSYPRKLPLAIAKAQGVWVTDVEGRRYLDCLAGAGTLALGHNHPAIVDSLSSFLASGVPMHTLDLTTPLKDAFSETLLGVLPAKGYCLQFCGPSGADAVEAALKLAKTVTRRSNVIAFSGGYHGMTHGALAVTGNTGPKDAVASLMPGVQFMPYPHEYRCPLGIGGEAGVQALSHYFTQFIEDVESGVSLPAAVIVEAVQGEGGANPAPDAWLRTLREVTQRHGILLIVDEVQAGFGRTGRMFAFEHAGIEPDIIVMSKAVGGGLPLAVLAIKREFDAWQPGAHTGTFRGNQMAMASGMTTLQIIQRDQLAEQARVRGDWLKARLHALRERYPAIGQVRGRGLMLGLEIVDERQPADAQGAHPMDAALSAAIQSECFKQGLLLERGGRHGSVIRLLPPLIIDEAQCAEVVARFERALVAALGGARG